The following proteins are encoded in a genomic region of Balneola vulgaris DSM 17893:
- a CDS encoding ankyrin repeat domain-containing protein yields MDQPALILAAKSGDVQEVKNLLGKKVDVNETNRSGATALITASEKNHFEIVKLLVEAGADTEMETKMGGTALNKAAENGNIEMMQYLLDKGTAIGDLALIVAARSGNVESVEFLIEKGANVDAQQRWGHTALMLAAKNGHHEVVKLLITSGADVKLRDKNGDTAMMIALENEQDDVALLLRRAGAIAEVKPPKEKKPQVVEEDDDDDELEDTPDVDDLVSEDDGPDEVELD; encoded by the coding sequence ATGGATCAACCAGCTTTAATTTTAGCGGCGAAATCAGGAGATGTCCAAGAAGTAAAAAACCTTCTGGGCAAAAAAGTAGATGTGAATGAGACTAACAGAAGTGGAGCCACTGCGCTCATCACCGCTTCTGAGAAAAACCATTTTGAAATCGTGAAGCTTCTTGTTGAAGCGGGTGCAGATACTGAAATGGAAACTAAAATGGGTGGTACGGCACTGAATAAAGCCGCAGAGAACGGTAATATTGAGATGATGCAGTATTTGCTTGATAAAGGTACTGCTATCGGTGATCTCGCATTGATTGTAGCGGCGCGTTCAGGGAATGTAGAATCGGTTGAGTTCTTAATTGAGAAAGGAGCAAATGTAGATGCACAACAACGTTGGGGGCATACGGCATTGATGCTTGCTGCAAAAAATGGACATCACGAAGTGGTAAAGTTGCTTATAACATCTGGAGCTGATGTTAAGCTTCGTGATAAAAATGGTGATACTGCCATGATGATTGCTTTAGAAAACGAGCAAGATGATGTAGCATTACTACTAAGACGAGCTGGCGCGATTGCAGAAGTTAAACCACCAAAAGAAAAGAAACCTCAAGTAGTTGAGGAAGATGATGACGACGATGAGTTGGAAGATACCCCTGATGTTGATGATCTAGTATCAGAAGACGATGGCCCAGATGAAGTTGAACTGGATTAA
- a CDS encoding HU family DNA-binding protein: MMTYTKRDVVRRVAEAMDEPMIKVEPWVDSVIDSLRSIMLSADTECRIEIRDFGVLEVKETKAKPKARNPKTNEVIYVPAHRKTHFKPSKLLKEFLRQPLEDVKKK; this comes from the coding sequence ATGATGACATATACCAAACGTGACGTGGTACGACGCGTGGCAGAGGCTATGGACGAGCCAATGATTAAAGTAGAACCATGGGTAGATTCAGTAATAGACTCATTAAGAAGTATTATGCTATCCGCAGATACTGAGTGTAGAATCGAAATCCGTGACTTTGGGGTGCTTGAGGTTAAAGAAACTAAAGCTAAGCCTAAGGCTAGAAACCCAAAAACGAATGAAGTAATCTACGTGCCGGCACATCGTAAAACTCACTTCAAACCAAGTAAATTGCTTAAGGAATTCTTGCGTCAACCTCTAGAAGACGTAAAGAAGAAATAA
- the ruvX gene encoding Holliday junction resolvase RuvX — protein MQNYARLIGIDVGLKRVGLAQTDLLKTIASPVGTYSPSDVFEEVDRIVEGSPVEAFIIGWPLTPNGDEGPATKMVQRFIAKLEKAHPNIPIIKVDERYTSNKAKDLMLEIGVPKKKRRQKERVDRIAAALILQRYLDEHQ, from the coding sequence GTGCAAAACTATGCACGTTTAATCGGTATTGATGTAGGCCTCAAGCGAGTGGGCCTTGCTCAAACTGATTTACTTAAAACTATAGCCTCTCCAGTAGGGACTTATTCGCCTAGCGATGTATTTGAAGAAGTAGATCGCATAGTCGAAGGGTCTCCTGTTGAGGCTTTTATTATAGGATGGCCTTTAACCCCCAATGGCGATGAAGGACCAGCTACTAAAATGGTTCAACGCTTTATAGCTAAACTAGAAAAAGCACATCCTAACATTCCTATCATCAAAGTGGACGAACGCTATACCTCAAACAAAGCCAAAGATTTGATGTTGGAAATTGGCGTGCCAAAAAAGAAACGAAGGCAGAAAGAACGTGTGGATAGAATTGCTGCAGCCCTTATCTTACAGCGATATTTAGATGAACATCAATGA
- a CDS encoding OPT family oligopeptide transporter has translation MSKKVTPFISADENLPQITFKAIILGFVLSAILAGANAYLGLKVGMTVSASIPAAVISMAVLKLFKNSNILENNIVQTAASAGESLAAGAIFTLPALILLHYWMDFPFVQTAAICMFGGILGVLFTIPLRRALIVESELQFPEGVATGEVLKAGTAGGEGVKAIAQAGIAAALFKLGQTGLKIFGGSIGGSVKAGKSIFGLGADLSVALLAVGYIVGLNIAVLIFAGGVISWLIGIPIYMAVADPAEVAGIVGGATGYDAALSIWSQKIRYIGVGAMVVGGVWALVSLAKPLRDGIISSLNAVKKLKEKGRGAIPRTEQDMPITGVLWGILSLAFPIFIVFIYVIDVDHLNVASSTYWMAMVFGVVFSLVAGFLFSSVAGYMAGLVGSSNNPISGVTIATVLAASLLLLAILGSQVDFGTDVAKAQSAAAAAIIIGAMVACAAALAGDNLQDLKAGQLVGATPYKQQIMQIVGVIAAALVIAPILSLLFNAYGLGGIFPREGMNPDEMLTAPQATLMQSVAEGVFSRNLEWTMIIIGGFVAVANIIIDQVLKAKGSNFRAPVLAVAVGIYLPIELSLPIFIGGLIAWGATKTVRKFAKQNNENVEEAVEKASQRGLLFSSGLITGEALIGIILAIPFAIMESTEALRIMPAEYSTLAEVLGVWVLGGFMIWLYKLVVQGKSSKKAA, from the coding sequence ATGTCAAAAAAAGTTACTCCCTTTATATCGGCAGATGAAAACCTGCCTCAAATTACATTTAAAGCAATAATATTGGGTTTTGTGCTTTCAGCAATTCTTGCTGGAGCCAATGCATATTTAGGATTAAAAGTAGGGATGACTGTTTCTGCTTCTATTCCTGCTGCAGTTATATCAATGGCTGTACTTAAGTTGTTCAAGAACTCCAATATACTGGAGAACAATATTGTTCAAACAGCGGCATCAGCGGGTGAGTCTTTAGCTGCCGGAGCTATATTCACATTACCGGCGTTAATTTTACTTCATTACTGGATGGACTTCCCATTCGTACAAACTGCGGCAATCTGTATGTTTGGAGGTATTCTTGGGGTGTTATTTACCATTCCCTTGCGACGAGCCTTAATTGTTGAAAGTGAGCTACAATTCCCAGAAGGGGTAGCTACGGGTGAAGTTCTAAAAGCTGGAACAGCAGGCGGAGAAGGTGTAAAAGCAATAGCCCAAGCGGGTATTGCTGCGGCACTTTTTAAATTAGGGCAAACAGGATTAAAGATTTTTGGTGGGTCGATAGGCGGCTCTGTTAAAGCTGGAAAATCAATATTTGGTTTAGGCGCTGATTTATCTGTGGCATTGTTAGCGGTAGGTTACATTGTTGGATTGAACATCGCAGTTCTGATTTTTGCTGGGGGTGTTATTTCTTGGTTAATCGGTATTCCTATCTATATGGCGGTTGCTGATCCTGCTGAAGTGGCTGGAATAGTTGGGGGTGCAACGGGCTACGATGCAGCACTTAGTATATGGAGCCAAAAAATTCGATACATCGGTGTTGGTGCCATGGTTGTTGGAGGGGTTTGGGCACTCGTCTCTCTAGCTAAACCACTTAGGGATGGCATTATCTCGAGTTTGAATGCGGTTAAAAAGCTCAAAGAAAAAGGAAGAGGTGCAATTCCTCGTACCGAACAGGATATGCCAATTACTGGCGTATTATGGGGTATCCTTAGTTTAGCGTTCCCCATATTCATTGTATTCATTTATGTAATTGATGTAGATCATTTAAATGTGGCAAGTAGTACATATTGGATGGCGATGGTATTCGGTGTGGTGTTCTCGTTAGTAGCTGGATTCTTGTTCTCTTCTGTAGCAGGTTATATGGCGGGCCTTGTAGGTTCTTCAAATAACCCGATTTCAGGAGTAACCATAGCCACCGTATTAGCCGCCTCACTTTTATTATTAGCTATATTAGGTAGCCAAGTGGATTTCGGTACAGATGTAGCTAAAGCACAATCAGCGGCGGCCGCTGCTATTATAATAGGTGCGATGGTGGCTTGTGCCGCGGCCCTAGCAGGCGATAACCTGCAAGATCTAAAGGCAGGTCAACTGGTGGGTGCAACACCGTATAAACAGCAAATCATGCAGATTGTTGGTGTTATTGCAGCAGCTCTAGTAATAGCTCCGATTTTGAGTCTATTATTTAATGCCTATGGTTTAGGTGGAATCTTCCCGCGTGAGGGAATGAATCCAGATGAGATGTTAACCGCTCCTCAAGCTACTTTGATGCAGTCGGTGGCTGAAGGAGTTTTCTCTCGAAATCTAGAATGGACCATGATCATTATAGGTGGATTTGTAGCAGTAGCTAATATTATCATCGATCAGGTGCTGAAGGCAAAAGGAAGTAACTTTAGAGCTCCTGTACTAGCTGTGGCTGTTGGTATCTATCTACCCATTGAGCTTTCACTACCTATCTTTATTGGTGGTTTAATTGCATGGGGTGCTACTAAAACAGTTCGAAAATTTGCTAAGCAAAATAATGAAAACGTGGAAGAAGCAGTTGAGAAAGCATCACAACGTGGACTATTATTCTCATCTGGTTTGATTACAGGTGAAGCTTTAATAGGTATTATTTTAGCGATTCCATTTGCGATTATGGAAAGCACCGAAGCACTCCGAATTATGCCGGCTGAGTACAGTACGCTTGCTGAAGTGCTGGGAGTTTGGGTACTGGGTGGCTTTATGATCTGGTTGTACAAACTGGTAGTACAGGGCAAGTCGAGTAAAAAAGCAGCCTAA
- the fmt gene encoding methionyl-tRNA formyltransferase: protein MNIVFMGSPDFAIPSLEKLHHSHHTIKAVVSNVDKRRGRGKETAPTPVKAKALELGLDVIEVEDLKSTSFEEQLKVCEADLFVVVAFRVLPTNILEIPRIGSVNLHASLLPKYRGAAPIHWAVMNGETETGCTIFFLDERVDTGNIIIQRTLSISEDETTGEVYERLMNEGSDELLHAVNLIEKGAYELQSQDDSLATPAPKLFNDNTRIVFEKSAKEVHNFIRGLNPFPSAWTTLDDKKVKIHRTKLFPEISVKPSTLKEHDGRLLVGTGSHALEVLEIQLPGKRKMTGVEYLNGYGANGAFV, encoded by the coding sequence ATGAATATCGTTTTCATGGGATCGCCCGATTTTGCTATTCCAAGTCTGGAGAAGCTACATCATTCTCATCATACCATAAAAGCGGTGGTGAGTAATGTAGATAAACGTAGAGGAAGAGGTAAAGAAACGGCTCCAACCCCTGTTAAAGCTAAAGCACTTGAATTAGGGCTAGATGTGATTGAAGTTGAAGACCTCAAGTCGACTTCATTTGAGGAACAGCTAAAAGTTTGTGAAGCTGACTTGTTTGTAGTAGTGGCTTTTAGAGTGCTTCCAACAAATATCTTAGAGATCCCAAGAATCGGTAGTGTAAATTTACACGCTTCCCTATTACCGAAATATAGAGGGGCTGCTCCCATACATTGGGCGGTAATGAATGGAGAAACAGAAACAGGATGTACGATTTTCTTTCTAGATGAAAGAGTGGATACGGGAAATATCATCATTCAACGTACTCTAAGCATTTCAGAAGATGAGACAACAGGTGAGGTTTACGAGCGATTAATGAATGAGGGCAGCGATGAGCTTCTTCACGCAGTAAATTTAATTGAAAAGGGAGCGTATGAATTGCAATCTCAAGACGACTCACTTGCTACCCCAGCCCCTAAGTTGTTTAATGATAACACACGTATAGTATTTGAAAAATCTGCTAAAGAAGTTCATAATTTTATTCGTGGATTAAACCCCTTTCCTTCAGCGTGGACCACTTTAGACGATAAAAAAGTGAAGATTCACCGCACCAAACTGTTTCCAGAAATATCGGTTAAGCCAAGTACATTGAAGGAACATGATGGACGACTACTAGTTGGTACGGGAAGTCATGCACTTGAAGTATTAGAGATTCAGCTACCGGGTAAGAGAAAAATGACGGGCGTTGAATATCTGAACGGATATGGTGCAAATGGTGCTTTTGTATAA
- a CDS encoding M20/M25/M40 family metallo-hydrolase translates to MKKVFLLLSVVALYMACAPSEPTTLNTNQLVEDLKVISSDEMEGRRTGTPGNEKARNYLVERFTAVGATPFQGSYTHEFTFTNRRTQEEMTGVNVIVEVEGMSDSVIVITAHYDHLGKRDSLIFNGADDDASGTAALITLAEYFVKEKPNHTLVFAAFDAEEMGLQGARAFVEDSVFLDKVVLNINMDMISNNDKNELYAAGTYHYPATKPVLESIETGDINLLFGHDTPDLGYNDWTNSSDHGAFHAKGVPFVYFGVEDHPYYHKDTDEFEVVPIEFYKKSVQVILNAILAFDAQ, encoded by the coding sequence ATGAAAAAAGTCTTTTTATTATTGAGTGTTGTAGCCCTTTATATGGCTTGCGCTCCATCAGAACCAACCACACTAAATACCAATCAACTAGTTGAAGACCTGAAAGTGATTTCATCGGATGAGATGGAAGGTCGCCGCACAGGAACTCCTGGGAATGAAAAAGCTAGAAATTATTTAGTTGAACGTTTTACCGCTGTAGGAGCAACTCCTTTTCAAGGTAGTTATACGCACGAATTCACATTCACTAATCGTCGTACTCAAGAAGAGATGACAGGTGTAAATGTAATTGTTGAAGTAGAGGGGATGAGTGATTCTGTAATTGTAATTACGGCTCATTACGACCATTTAGGAAAGCGCGACTCTCTTATTTTTAATGGGGCAGATGATGACGCTTCTGGTACGGCCGCACTCATTACATTAGCTGAGTATTTTGTGAAAGAGAAACCAAATCATACCCTCGTATTCGCAGCATTTGATGCGGAAGAAATGGGGCTTCAAGGAGCAAGAGCTTTTGTGGAAGATTCTGTATTCCTAGATAAAGTAGTACTGAATATTAACATGGACATGATTAGCAATAACGACAAAAATGAGTTGTATGCTGCCGGTACTTATCACTATCCAGCTACGAAGCCAGTATTAGAGTCTATCGAAACAGGTGATATTAATTTACTTTTTGGCCATGATACACCTGACCTAGGTTATAACGATTGGACGAATTCCTCCGATCATGGTGCATTTCATGCAAAAGGAGTTCCATTTGTTTACTTCGGTGTAGAAGATCACCCGTACTACCATAAAGACACTGATGAATTTGAAGTAGTGCCTATAGAGTTTTATAAAAAGTCGGTTCAGGTTATTCTGAATGCAATTTTAGCTTTCGATGCCCAATAA
- a CDS encoding acetamidase/formamidase family protein, whose translation MLKKSLSVFLLLTVVSCSTKKEDIIRVFPKPDYILSQDQTHNRWSSTIEPVLRVPSGSVIEVETEEASDKQLDINSTLEDLQNLSFDPIHPLTGPVYVEEAKPGDVLKVTLHHIEMKDWGWTAIVPGFGFLAEEFTDPYLKTFRLGPNRDFAFFNDDIRIPLKPFPGVMGVAPATTDSLSTIPPRKNGGNMDDPNMTAGTVVYFPVLVEGALFSIGDTHAAQGLGEVCGTAIEAPMKIIYEVEVIKNGRTIEEPQYETDEYYAVTGFGTTIDEAAKKATRYMIDYLVDEKGMSRNDAYALCSLAGDLKIAEVVDVPHMLVTMHMPKDIFVNSK comes from the coding sequence ATGCTGAAAAAATCATTATCTGTTTTTTTATTACTTACAGTGGTTAGCTGTTCCACTAAAAAGGAAGACATCATCCGTGTTTTCCCAAAACCTGATTATATACTATCCCAAGATCAGACCCACAACCGTTGGAGTAGCACTATTGAACCGGTACTAAGAGTTCCATCTGGTTCAGTAATAGAAGTTGAAACTGAAGAAGCATCAGATAAACAATTAGACATTAATTCGACGCTAGAAGATTTACAGAATCTAAGCTTCGATCCCATTCACCCACTTACAGGTCCTGTTTATGTAGAAGAAGCTAAACCGGGAGATGTGTTAAAGGTGACCTTACATCATATTGAAATGAAAGATTGGGGTTGGACAGCCATTGTGCCAGGATTCGGTTTTTTAGCGGAAGAATTTACGGATCCCTATTTAAAGACATTTAGGTTGGGACCGAATCGTGATTTTGCCTTTTTTAATGATGACATTCGGATTCCGTTGAAGCCTTTTCCGGGAGTGATGGGAGTGGCTCCAGCAACAACAGATTCACTTTCAACTATTCCTCCAAGGAAGAACGGTGGAAATATGGATGATCCCAATATGACGGCAGGTACGGTAGTATATTTCCCAGTACTAGTGGAAGGGGCTTTATTTTCAATCGGTGATACCCATGCCGCACAGGGTTTAGGCGAAGTATGTGGAACAGCTATTGAAGCACCTATGAAGATTATTTATGAGGTAGAGGTGATAAAAAATGGAAGAACCATTGAAGAGCCGCAATATGAAACAGATGAGTATTATGCAGTAACGGGGTTTGGTACCACCATAGATGAAGCGGCAAAGAAAGCTACAAGGTACATGATTGATTACTTAGTGGATGAAAAAGGGATGTCGCGCAATGATGCCTATGCTTTATGTTCGTTAGCTGGGGATTTAAAAATTGCTGAAGTAGTGGATGTACCCCACATGCTAGTTACAATGCATATGCCCAAAGATATTTTTGTGAATAGTAAATAA
- the hisF gene encoding imidazole glycerol phosphate synthase subunit HisF produces the protein MLTKRVIPCLDIKNGRTVKGVNFEGLRDAGDPVELAQRYSEEGADELVFLDITATLEKRKTLIELVKRIASQINIPFTVGGGIKSVDEIEALLKAGADKVSLNSSIVRDPDLINRASEAFGAQAIVAAVDAKRVGDSWDVFVKGGTENTGLDALEWMVETEQRGAGEILLTSMDRDGTKQGFDLELLKLVNEKLSIPVIASGGAGTVDHCIDAIIQAKSDAVLAASIFHFKEIEIADLKHQMKQAGIAVRI, from the coding sequence ATGCTTACTAAAAGAGTTATTCCCTGCCTAGATATTAAAAACGGCAGAACAGTTAAAGGTGTTAATTTTGAAGGGCTTCGCGATGCAGGAGATCCTGTAGAATTAGCACAGCGCTATTCGGAAGAAGGAGCTGATGAATTAGTGTTTCTAGACATCACGGCCACCCTCGAAAAACGTAAAACACTGATCGAATTGGTAAAGCGAATAGCTAGCCAAATCAATATCCCATTTACAGTAGGTGGAGGTATCAAATCTGTTGACGAAATTGAAGCCTTACTCAAAGCCGGAGCTGATAAAGTATCACTCAACAGCAGCATTGTAAGAGATCCAGATTTAATTAATCGTGCTTCAGAGGCATTCGGAGCTCAAGCTATTGTAGCGGCTGTAGATGCTAAACGAGTAGGCGATTCTTGGGACGTATTTGTGAAAGGTGGAACCGAAAACACCGGATTAGACGCCCTTGAATGGATGGTTGAAACGGAACAACGTGGTGCCGGTGAAATTTTGCTAACTTCGATGGACAGAGACGGGACCAAACAAGGTTTTGATCTCGAATTATTGAAACTCGTAAATGAGAAGCTTTCCATCCCTGTTATTGCAAGTGGTGGCGCTGGTACTGTAGATCATTGTATCGACGCAATCATTCAAGCTAAATCAGATGCAGTTTTAGCTGCGAGTATTTTTCACTTTAAAGAAATTGAAATTGCTGACCTCAAACATCAAATGAAACAAGCGGGAATCGCAGTTCGCATTTAA
- the gap gene encoding type I glyceraldehyde-3-phosphate dehydrogenase, translating into MSKIKVGINGFGRIGRMVARSILSRYSDKIDIVGVNDLTDTKTLAHLFKYDSSQGTFDGTVSVDGDTITLNDMSFKVTAERDPANLNWGDLGVDVVVESTGFFVDKESASKHIEAGAKKVIISAPGKGGVKTVVLGVNEEVIDAETEIYSNASCTTNCLAPMVKVLDDAFGVKKGFMTTVHAYTGDQRILDAPHKDLRRARAAAINIIPTSTGAAKAVGLVLPHLDGKLDGGAVRVPTPTGSLTDFVCEVNKETTAEEVNAAFKAAAEGAYKGIIEYTEDPIVSMDIVGNTHSNIFDSQLTKVDGTLVKVIGWYDNEAGYSMRTADLITRI; encoded by the coding sequence ATGTCTAAAATTAAAGTCGGAATTAACGGATTTGGTCGCATCGGACGAATGGTTGCTCGTTCTATCCTTTCGCGATACAGCGATAAAATCGACATCGTAGGTGTAAACGATCTTACGGATACTAAAACACTTGCTCATCTCTTTAAGTACGATTCATCTCAAGGTACTTTTGATGGTACTGTTTCTGTGGATGGAGATACTATTACTTTAAACGATATGAGTTTTAAAGTTACTGCTGAGAGAGACCCTGCGAACCTGAACTGGGGTGATTTAGGCGTTGATGTTGTAGTTGAATCAACAGGATTTTTTGTAGACAAAGAAAGTGCTAGCAAGCACATTGAAGCTGGAGCCAAAAAGGTAATTATTTCTGCACCAGGTAAAGGTGGTGTTAAAACAGTTGTTCTTGGTGTAAACGAAGAAGTGATTGATGCCGAAACTGAAATTTATTCGAATGCTAGTTGTACTACCAACTGCTTGGCGCCAATGGTGAAAGTATTAGATGATGCTTTTGGTGTTAAGAAAGGCTTTATGACTACGGTTCATGCTTACACAGGTGACCAGCGCATCCTAGATGCTCCTCATAAAGATCTAAGAAGAGCAAGAGCTGCAGCAATCAATATTATTCCTACTTCAACAGGTGCTGCTAAGGCCGTAGGCTTAGTACTTCCTCACTTAGATGGAAAGCTTGATGGTGGCGCTGTACGTGTTCCAACGCCTACAGGTTCGTTAACTGATTTTGTTTGTGAAGTAAACAAAGAAACTACTGCTGAAGAAGTAAATGCTGCTTTCAAAGCTGCTGCTGAAGGCGCTTACAAAGGTATTATTGAGTACACAGAAGATCCTATTGTATCAATGGATATTGTTGGAAATACTCATTCAAATATCTTCGATAGTCAGCTTACTAAAGTTGACGGTACCTTAGTGAAAGTTATCGGTTGGTACGATAACGAAGCAGGCTACTCGATGAGAACTGCGGATTTAATCACTCGTATCTAA
- the hisE gene encoding phosphoribosyl-ATP diphosphatase: protein MSVSKNLTQKDYEFLVELENLLYERKEEMPKGSYTTSMFKKGLDKIAQKVGEEAVETVIASKNDDDKETIAESADLLFHLMLLLAEKEIPFHKVIKLLRKRHGKGNHKHIGE from the coding sequence ATGAGCGTATCAAAAAACCTCACGCAAAAAGATTATGAATTCCTGGTAGAGCTTGAAAACCTTCTGTATGAACGGAAGGAAGAAATGCCCAAAGGTTCGTATACCACTTCAATGTTTAAAAAAGGTCTTGATAAGATCGCACAGAAAGTAGGTGAAGAAGCCGTAGAAACTGTTATTGCATCTAAAAATGATGATGATAAAGAGACTATAGCGGAATCAGCTGATTTACTTTTCCACTTAATGCTATTGTTAGCTGAAAAAGAAATTCCGTTTCATAAGGTGATTAAATTGCTTCGCAAACGTCATGGCAAAGGCAATCACAAACATATTGGTGAATAA
- the def gene encoding peptide deformylase, whose protein sequence is MPILPIVTYNDPVLREPTERVTAVSASIEKLIDDMLDTMYNSDGVGLAAPQVGVSLKLFVMDGDPVLEEDEETYGPLVFINPEIIEKKGSNVAMDEGCLSIPDIREKVFRPDTIVIKYKDRNFEEQIQEFDGWMSRIIQHEYDHLNGVLFIDYLSAFKKRMIKGELQAIDQGDIEPSYPIVPKTEG, encoded by the coding sequence ATGCCCATTTTACCCATTGTAACTTATAATGATCCTGTTTTAAGAGAACCTACTGAACGTGTAACAGCAGTATCTGCATCTATCGAAAAATTGATAGATGATATGTTAGATACTATGTACAATTCTGATGGAGTAGGACTAGCGGCTCCTCAAGTGGGTGTTTCACTAAAACTTTTTGTGATGGATGGTGACCCCGTTTTAGAAGAAGATGAAGAGACATACGGGCCATTAGTATTTATAAATCCTGAGATTATCGAAAAAAAAGGAAGTAATGTGGCCATGGATGAAGGCTGCTTAAGTATACCTGACATCCGAGAAAAAGTATTTAGGCCTGATACCATCGTAATTAAGTACAAAGACCGAAATTTCGAGGAGCAGATTCAGGAGTTTGATGGTTGGATGTCTAGAATTATCCAACATGAGTATGATCATCTAAACGGTGTTCTATTTATTGATTACCTCAGTGCATTTAAAAAGCGCATGATAAAGGGTGAGTTACAGGCAATAGATCAAGGAGATATAGAACCGAGCTATCCCATAGTTCCAAAAACAGAGGGCTAA
- a CDS encoding OsmC family protein, with translation MSVTVNWLQKDFHMEANNEEGGVIRIDGDRKIGGLEGGMSPMQLLLAGIGGCSAIDVISILEKQKQKLTDLTVEVDGDRQKNEVGYSEYKSIHMHFVLSGELDPKKVERALELSITKYCSVSKALEKGSEISYDYEIK, from the coding sequence ATGAGCGTTACAGTAAACTGGTTACAAAAAGACTTCCACATGGAAGCAAATAATGAAGAAGGCGGTGTAATTCGCATTGATGGAGATCGTAAAATTGGAGGCCTTGAGGGTGGTATGAGCCCTATGCAATTACTATTAGCAGGAATCGGTGGGTGTAGCGCTATCGATGTTATTTCAATATTAGAAAAGCAAAAGCAGAAGCTTACCGACCTTACCGTTGAGGTTGATGGAGATCGCCAAAAAAATGAAGTTGGATACTCCGAGTATAAGTCCATTCACATGCACTTTGTGTTATCGGGTGAACTGGATCCTAAAAAAGTTGAACGCGCACTAGAGCTTTCAATCACCAAATACTGTTCTGTTTCTAAGGCCTTAGAGAAAGGCTCTGAAATTAGTTACGACTACGAGATTAAGTAA